A genomic region of Palaemon carinicauda isolate YSFRI2023 chromosome 11, ASM3689809v2, whole genome shotgun sequence contains the following coding sequences:
- the LOC137650074 gene encoding 3',5'-cyclic-AMP phosphodiesterase-like gives SIPSSPTDQQQELDIPSLRVDDGDRIKKKDRVLSAAASSALTSSVAPAGQSMPPAIHHAVPTSVAGSSLGTCVPSQREVSMSMIQGVKKPLLHANSFSGDHLPKYGIDTLHEEELGKILEDVDKWGIDIYRISELSNRKPLTTVTYTIFVERDLLKTFKIPPKTFITFMMTLEDHYLKDVPYHNSLHAADVTQSTHVLLNSPALESVFTNLEILAAIFAAAIHDVDHPGLTNQYLINSSSELALMYNDESVLENHHLAVAFKLLQNQDCDIFANLSKKQRQTLRKMVIDMVLATDMSKHMSLLADLKTMVETKKVAGSGVLLLDNYTDRIQVLQNMVHCADLSNPTKPLELYKNWVSSIMEEFFQQGDREREQGMDISPMCDRHSATIEKSQVGFIDYIVHPLWETWADLVHPDAQDILDTLEENRDWYQRMIPLSPSSSSNDLKEEDCQGEDSLDQPEGELCAAAERIQIQFTLEDEGSGGVRAPPGDAPGDDPTM, from the exons CAGCGGGTCAGTCGATGCCCCCGGCCATACATCATGCCGTGCCCACCTCGGTGGCCGGCTCCTCCCTCGGTACTTGCGTACCCTCTCAGCGAGAGGTGTCCATGTCGATGATCCAGGGGGTGAAGAAGCCTCTGCTTCACGCCAACTCCTTCTCGGGCGACCACCTTCCGAAGTACGGCATCGACACGTTGCATGAAGAGGAACTCGGGAAG atctTAGAGGATGTAGACAAATGGGGAATAGATATCTACAGGATATCGGAACTGTCCAACAGGAAGCCTTTGACAACCGTAACCTACACAATATTCGTG GAACGTGACTTACTGAAGACGTTTAAAATTCCGCCCAAGACTTTCATAACTTTCATGATGACACTGGAAGACCACTATTTGAAGGACGTTCCTTACCACAATTCCTTACATGCTGCTGACGTCACGCAGTCCACCCATGTCCTCCTCAATTCACCTGCCCTAGAG tcaGTTTTCACAAACTTGGAAATCCTGGCAGCCATTTTTGCAGCTGCCATTCACGATGTAGATCACCCTGGCCTCACCAACCAGTACCTGATAAACTCTTCTTCAGAACTTGCCCTTATGTACAATGATGAATCAGTACTTGAGAATCACCATTTGGCTGTTGCCTTCAAGTTGTTGCAGAATCAGGATTGTGATATTTTCGCGAACCTGTCTAAGAAACAGAGGCAGACGCTGCGAAAGATGGTGATTGATATGGTGCTGGCCACAGACATGAGTAAACACATGAGTCTGTTAGCGGATCTCAAGACTATGGTTGAAACCAAGAAGGTTGCGGGGTCTGGAGTTTTACTCCTCGATAACTACACTGACAGGATACAG GTGCTACAAAATATGGTGCACTGTGCAGATCTAAGTAACCCCACCAAGCCACTGGAGCTGTATAAGAACTGGGTGTCCTCTATAATGGAGGAATTCTTCCAACAGGGTGACCGGGAGAGAGAACAGGGCATGGACATTTCCCCCATGTGTGATAGGCATTCAGCCACAATTGAAAAGTCACAG gttggctTTATTGATTACATTGTTCATCCACTATGGGAAACGTGGGCAGATCTTGTTCATCCAGACGCACAGGATATCCTTGACACCTTAGAAGAGAATAGAGACTGGTACCAGCGAATGATTCCTCTTTCTCCATCTTCGTCCTCCAATGATTTAAAAGAGGAGGACTGTCAGGGGGAAGACTCTTTAGATCAGCCTGAAGGAGAACTATGTGCTGCAGCAGAGCGAATTCAGATCCAGTTTACACTCGAAGACGAAGGAAGTGGAGGTGTACGTGCACCGCCAGGAGATGCTCCTGGTGATGACCCTACAATGTGA